From a region of the Neobacillus niacini genome:
- a CDS encoding MFS transporter → MPSQSQTIVQPNPKRWKALALLAFANFLVMMDTAIIQVALPAIKNSLGYTEANLQWVMNAFLILFGGLLLLGGRLADLFGHRRIFMWGVSILTIASLFAGLAWNEMSLNVARAIQGTGSAMIAPAALSIVMILFGANKKELGKALAFWGLSGAAGGSIGIVLGGVLTQLLSWRWTLLFYVPVGILVLIMSPRLLQKGTRKVGRIDYAGAISVTAALILIVYGIVTAEHNGWQALSTLLPLTIGVILFILFILIQVFRKEPLMPLGIFRTPNLAAGNVALILLAASWFPLIYFLILYLQQVLEFEPFMAAMGMLPAPVLMAIFMVVLAEKVMAKFGMKVTMFIGFIILGISGLLFSGNTINGHYWSDVFIPLLLAALGNALAYLPATTAAVSEAKSEESGLASGLYNTTYQVGSAVGLAILVSIAAAATSAIGGNQLVALNEGYQQAFFWGGMVALAGALLALLFVRSSKA, encoded by the coding sequence ATGCCATCACAATCACAGACAATAGTACAACCTAATCCGAAACGCTGGAAAGCACTTGCTTTATTAGCTTTTGCGAACTTTCTTGTTATGATGGATACTGCTATAATCCAAGTTGCTTTACCTGCGATAAAAAACTCACTAGGCTATACGGAGGCAAACTTGCAATGGGTAATGAATGCCTTTCTTATTTTGTTCGGTGGACTCCTATTATTAGGGGGAAGATTGGCAGATTTATTCGGTCACCGACGTATTTTCATGTGGGGGGTATCAATCTTAACCATTGCGTCTTTATTCGCAGGGTTAGCTTGGAATGAAATGTCACTTAACGTAGCACGAGCAATCCAAGGTACTGGTTCAGCAATGATTGCACCTGCTGCACTTTCGATAGTAATGATTTTGTTTGGTGCAAACAAAAAGGAACTGGGAAAGGCACTAGCATTCTGGGGACTTTCTGGTGCGGCGGGTGGCTCTATTGGTATTGTTCTTGGTGGAGTTCTTACACAGTTACTCAGTTGGAGATGGACATTACTATTCTATGTTCCTGTTGGTATTCTCGTTTTAATTATGTCGCCAAGACTCCTGCAGAAAGGCACGAGAAAAGTTGGTCGTATTGACTATGCCGGTGCGATTTCCGTTACAGCAGCATTGATTCTGATTGTTTACGGTATCGTTACAGCAGAACATAATGGCTGGCAAGCGCTCTCTACTTTATTGCCTTTGACGATTGGGGTGATTTTATTCATCCTCTTTATTCTCATTCAGGTGTTTAGAAAAGAACCGTTAATGCCGCTTGGTATTTTTAGGACGCCCAACTTGGCAGCGGGGAACGTTGCTCTTATCTTGTTAGCAGCATCTTGGTTTCCGCTTATTTATTTCCTTATTCTTTATTTACAGCAGGTATTGGAATTTGAACCTTTCATGGCCGCAATGGGCATGCTACCGGCACCTGTTCTGATGGCCATATTCATGGTTGTTTTAGCTGAAAAAGTAATGGCAAAATTCGGTATGAAGGTTACAATGTTCATCGGATTTATCATACTTGGTATTTCTGGTCTCTTATTTTCTGGAAATACGATTAATGGACACTATTGGAGTGATGTGTTCATCCCACTTCTATTGGCCGCTCTCGGAAATGCCCTTGCCTATCTTCCTGCAACTACGGCAGCTGTATCGGAAGCTAAATCAGAAGAGTCCGGTCTTGCATCAGGTTTATATAACACCACGTACCAAGTGGGATCGGCAGTTGGCTTAGCCATTTTGGTTTCCATTGCTGCTGCAGCAACCTCCGCAATTGGTGGGAACCAGTTAGTCGCTCTAAACGAGGGCTACCAACAAGCGTTTTTCTGGGGTGGAATGGTTGCATTAGCAGGTGCACTATTAGCCCTATTATTTGTTCGTTCATCAAAGGCATGA
- a CDS encoding nitrite reductase — MGNDVKKIKYALNGGIGFGARLNAKQLVTISKYMNEDEEIELTTFQQLYIEIPEDKKEEIIEEFQRVGLACYPVGNYVKSLRTCNFCKGEVEEGMPVAKELNHRIAGKQVPFTLKVAYTGCPIGCGEPMLSDIGLMNIGDYYDLYVGGKAKGKDAEVGSLLMEKLTSEELYETVEKIIEVYSQKGKNRETFNKFLKRIGRDEIREVLHNF, encoded by the coding sequence ATGGGGAACGATGTAAAAAAAATTAAATACGCCTTAAATGGAGGAATTGGGTTTGGTGCTAGGTTAAATGCAAAACAGCTAGTGACAATTTCAAAATATATGAATGAAGATGAGGAAATTGAGTTAACAACATTCCAGCAACTCTATATAGAAATCCCGGAAGATAAGAAAGAAGAAATCATAGAAGAATTTCAACGTGTTGGATTAGCATGTTATCCGGTTGGAAACTACGTAAAAAGTTTGAGAACCTGTAATTTTTGCAAAGGGGAAGTAGAGGAAGGTATGCCGGTGGCAAAAGAGTTAAATCACCGTATAGCAGGGAAGCAAGTACCATTTACGCTAAAGGTGGCTTATACAGGTTGCCCTATTGGTTGCGGTGAACCAATGTTAAGCGACATAGGCCTTATGAATATTGGAGATTATTACGATTTATATGTTGGAGGAAAGGCAAAAGGGAAAGACGCAGAGGTTGGTTCCTTGCTAATGGAGAAACTTACATCAGAAGAATTGTACGAAACAGTAGAAAAGATCATTGAGGTATATTCACAAAAGGGTAAAAACCGGGAGACATTCAATAAATTTCTAAAGAGAATTGGAAGAGATGAAATACGAGAAGTTCTTCACAATTTCTAA
- a CDS encoding beta-galactosidase, with translation MRAYSIDVKNTQKEIYPLETKLGGVNKTGEKFSFTNYYMEKNGRPFFGISGEFHFSRYNCEKWEDEIIKMKMAGIDMIPTYIFWNHHEEEQGIFDWAANKNLRRFVELCGKYDMGVILRIGPFAHGEARNGGIPDWLFGRPFELRSNDQEYLTYVERFYQEIGKQVQGLLFKEGGPIIGTQIENEYEHAGAPWEITNGTGNEWVAAGRDGNAHIIKLKELAIQAGIETPIYTSTGWGGAAAPVEEVLPLWGGYAFWPWIFYGDVKEHPATPEFIFRDYHNDKQKNYGFDPAYRPESLPFACCEMGGGMTVFYKYRFKLPYESVDAMAEMKVAGGCNFVGYYVFHGGSNPKGKKIPFLNENATPKISYDYQAPIGEFGQIRESYRRLKRQHYFYKSVEESFCKTKTVLPYDTKDMDPYDIETLRFAVRAQQDSGFVFINNYQDHVETKDQKDFTITVNLENEQIRLPKTDSMSLAKDECCILPFNLDLEGVNLKYSTTQLLTSIEHQGETYFFFFTPKGMNGEYYFESSDIQEVSVDNGNIISDEYTLIQVSNEEISLVNITLKSGKRLHVCTLTHEQSLNFWKFHFRGKEQVFITNATLLVDEEKIRLESEGLETVEIKSFPGFNVPIKIAGEEISCRNHGLFKEYKKLLIDIHSGLEVKMANQNKAIIDFQPEGFDDVKELLLQIEYVGDIGYAFIDGELIHDNFCNNNTWEIGLNQHKQDLIAKGMYIYISPLKEGSFVKSDSPMAARAEVIDKQIAEIKTIKVTAIREIEIDIEM, from the coding sequence ATGAGAGCATATAGTATTGACGTCAAAAATACGCAAAAAGAGATATACCCGCTTGAAACAAAGCTTGGTGGAGTAAATAAAACAGGAGAAAAATTTAGTTTTACAAACTACTATATGGAGAAAAATGGTCGGCCGTTTTTCGGTATAAGCGGCGAGTTCCATTTTAGTCGATATAACTGTGAAAAATGGGAAGATGAAATCATCAAAATGAAAATGGCAGGGATTGATATGATCCCAACCTATATTTTTTGGAACCATCATGAAGAGGAGCAAGGAATATTTGATTGGGCCGCCAATAAAAACCTAAGAAGATTCGTCGAGCTTTGCGGAAAGTATGATATGGGCGTCATTTTGAGAATTGGTCCATTTGCCCATGGTGAGGCGCGAAATGGCGGAATTCCCGATTGGCTCTTCGGAAGACCGTTTGAGCTGCGTTCAAATGATCAAGAGTATTTGACATATGTGGAAAGGTTTTATCAAGAAATTGGAAAACAGGTTCAAGGGTTACTTTTTAAAGAGGGTGGACCTATCATTGGAACCCAGATTGAGAATGAGTATGAACATGCAGGCGCACCCTGGGAAATCACAAATGGAACAGGTAATGAGTGGGTAGCCGCAGGTAGAGATGGAAATGCACATATTATTAAACTAAAAGAGTTAGCCATCCAGGCTGGGATCGAAACTCCAATCTATACAAGTACAGGCTGGGGAGGTGCAGCAGCACCGGTTGAAGAAGTACTGCCATTATGGGGAGGCTACGCGTTTTGGCCATGGATTTTTTATGGTGATGTGAAGGAGCACCCGGCTACACCTGAATTCATTTTTAGAGACTATCATAATGACAAACAGAAAAACTACGGGTTTGATCCTGCTTATCGTCCAGAAAGCCTGCCATTTGCTTGCTGTGAAATGGGGGGAGGGATGACCGTTTTCTATAAATATAGATTTAAGTTACCCTATGAAAGTGTTGACGCCATGGCAGAAATGAAGGTAGCCGGTGGATGTAACTTTGTTGGCTATTATGTTTTCCATGGCGGCTCAAATCCGAAGGGGAAAAAGATACCTTTCTTGAATGAAAACGCTACACCAAAAATATCATACGACTATCAAGCTCCGATTGGAGAGTTCGGACAAATAAGAGAGTCATATAGGCGACTAAAGCGTCAACATTACTTTTATAAATCAGTGGAGGAAAGCTTTTGCAAAACCAAAACAGTCCTTCCATATGATACGAAAGATATGGACCCATATGATATTGAAACTTTAAGGTTCGCTGTAAGAGCACAGCAAGATTCTGGTTTTGTTTTTATTAATAATTATCAGGACCATGTTGAAACAAAGGACCAAAAAGACTTTACGATCACAGTGAACCTCGAGAATGAACAGATACGCCTTCCTAAAACCGATAGTATGTCGTTAGCGAAGGATGAGTGCTGTATCCTTCCGTTTAACTTGGATCTGGAAGGAGTAAATCTTAAATATTCAACAACACAATTACTCACAAGCATAGAGCATCAGGGTGAAACATACTTTTTCTTCTTCACTCCAAAAGGAATGAATGGCGAGTATTATTTTGAAAGTAGTGATATCCAAGAGGTAAGTGTAGATAATGGGAACATCATTTCTGATGAATATACGTTGATACAAGTAAGTAATGAGGAGATTAGTCTAGTTAATATCACGTTGAAATCTGGTAAGAGGCTTCATGTTTGTACGTTGACACATGAACAAAGCTTAAATTTTTGGAAGTTTCATTTTAGAGGAAAAGAGCAGGTCTTCATTACGAATGCAACCTTACTTGTAGACGAAGAAAAGATAAGATTAGAAAGCGAAGGGCTAGAGACGGTTGAAATAAAATCATTCCCTGGCTTTAATGTACCGATTAAAATAGCCGGAGAGGAAATTTCTTGTCGGAACCATGGCTTATTTAAGGAATATAAGAAATTGCTCATTGATATTCATTCAGGCTTAGAGGTTAAAATGGCCAACCAAAATAAAGCTATAATTGATTTTCAGCCCGAAGGTTTTGACGATGTGAAGGAACTTCTCCTTCAAATTGAATATGTCGGCGATATTGGGTATGCGTTTATCGATGGCGAGCTCATTCATGATAATTTTTGTAATAATAATACATGGGAAATCGGCCTAAATCAGCATAAACAAGACCTAATAGCAAAAGGAATGTATATTTATATATCGCCATTAAAAGAGGGCAGCTTTGTCAAGAGTGATTCACCAATGGCAGCAAGAGCGGAGGTGATCGATAAACAAATTGCAGAAATTAAAACAATTAAGGTTACAGCTATTCGAGAAATAGAAATAGATATAGAAATGTAA
- a CDS encoding GNAT family N-acetyltransferase, producing MIIREIKKEDNPKIKEIIQDSLRSHGLAIPGTAYFDPQLNDLHHYYNNLKHAKYWVVEMEGEVVGGIGIAPFNEPDKVCELQKLYLTTKSQGLGIGKKLMETALSFASKHYEKCYLETTNELKTACILYEKLGFTLLQEPLSGSDHSAMNAWYIKYLN from the coding sequence ATGATTATTCGAGAAATTAAAAAAGAGGACAATCCTAAAATAAAAGAAATCATACAAGATTCATTAAGATCACATGGATTAGCGATTCCTGGAACAGCTTATTTTGACCCTCAACTTAACGACCTACACCACTATTATAATAATCTAAAACATGCGAAGTATTGGGTTGTAGAAATGGAAGGAGAAGTAGTTGGTGGAATTGGTATAGCACCGTTTAACGAACCTGATAAGGTTTGCGAATTGCAAAAGCTTTATTTAACTACAAAATCACAAGGCCTCGGAATCGGAAAGAAGCTAATGGAAACAGCTTTGTCTTTTGCCTCTAAACATTACGAAAAATGCTACTTAGAAACTACGAATGAATTAAAAACTGCTTGTATACTATATGAAAAATTGGGGTTTACCCTTTTACAAGAACCACTATCGGGTTCTGACCATTCTGCTATGAATGCGTGGTATATAAAATATTTGAATTAA
- a CDS encoding gamma-glutamylcyclotransferase, whose protein sequence is MEKYMVFVYGTLRKHQSNHYLLISAPCIASQCWTVGKLIDSENGYPYLVSSASGRVYGELYLVDQLQLKALDTLEGYYGSNQNNYYIRSKQLINTDSENYEAFVYLLPNEKLTPNLKEIKNGDWSVNQLLKQKQPLFYFAYGSCMDAERFKLAGVNHYFQKVIGRGILEHYHLRFTRKAHDGGRADIVEEAGAVEGKVYEIPHEALSYLYRREGVNAGCYRPTVIDINVNGRPLTNILTFVVVDKEPETAPPEHYIEEILRGGNGFLSEEYMGKVRKQLKECFNFNI, encoded by the coding sequence GTGGAAAAATATATGGTTTTCGTCTATGGAACCTTAAGAAAACATCAAAGTAATCATTATCTATTGATTAGTGCACCTTGTATTGCAAGTCAGTGCTGGACAGTTGGAAAGCTAATAGATTCAGAGAATGGTTATCCTTATTTAGTATCTTCCGCTAGTGGCAGAGTTTACGGAGAGCTTTATCTGGTGGATCAACTACAGCTTAAGGCGCTCGATACGCTTGAGGGATACTATGGTTCTAACCAAAATAATTACTATATTCGATCAAAGCAGCTGATTAATACAGATTCAGAGAATTATGAAGCATTTGTTTATTTATTGCCTAATGAAAAATTAACACCAAACCTCAAGGAAATAAAGAACGGAGACTGGAGTGTCAATCAACTATTGAAACAAAAACAGCCTCTATTTTATTTTGCCTATGGTAGCTGTATGGACGCTGAAAGGTTCAAATTAGCTGGAGTTAACCATTATTTTCAAAAAGTAATTGGTCGCGGCATTTTGGAGCATTATCATTTGCGTTTTACGAGAAAAGCCCATGACGGAGGTCGTGCTGATATCGTCGAGGAAGCTGGGGCGGTTGAAGGCAAAGTCTATGAAATACCACATGAGGCTCTATCTTATTTATATCGACGAGAAGGTGTAAATGCAGGCTGCTATCGACCTACAGTAATCGATATCAATGTAAATGGCAGGCCACTTACAAACATCCTTACATTTGTTGTCGTAGACAAAGAACCGGAAACAGCACCACCTGAGCATTATATCGAAGAAATACTTCGAGGAGGCAACGGATTTCTGAGTGAAGAGTATATGGGAAAAGTTAGAAAACAGTTGAAGGAATGTTTTAATTTTAATATATGA
- a CDS encoding 50S ribosomal protein L11 methyltransferase: MYEITVKLPTKKIERIITHLYQKGYYQTFYEVPLDVVTDANGYAFVEKRNETTELNIYINEYIEARERRQLVELLAIDESSLVVKEIEELNYQQSFDDIFLENGWVITTPDRKNHYDKEKRIVLDSQGNFGTGYHETTKDCLYFILQNDFTGLSVADIGAGSGVLSVAAALKGASTIDTYDIQPVEREILYQCELNGVKPVNVIQSDLIKNKNRIHKKYDWIFLNIGTQENIDILNAQRLLDCKDTTFITSGMLGWNSHRVETIFEEAGFLLKEKKQSNEWVTCLFRTT; encoded by the coding sequence ATGTATGAAATAACCGTAAAACTCCCAACTAAAAAAATCGAGAGAATCATTACTCATTTATATCAAAAAGGTTACTACCAAACCTTTTACGAAGTTCCATTAGATGTGGTCACAGATGCCAACGGCTATGCCTTTGTTGAGAAGAGGAATGAAACAACAGAACTTAATATCTATATAAATGAATATATCGAAGCAAGAGAACGACGTCAGTTGGTAGAATTATTAGCGATTGATGAGTCCAGTTTGGTGGTTAAGGAAATTGAAGAGCTGAATTATCAGCAGAGTTTTGATGATATTTTCCTTGAGAATGGCTGGGTCATCACGACACCGGATAGAAAGAATCATTACGACAAAGAAAAACGGATTGTACTAGACTCCCAAGGGAATTTTGGTACAGGCTATCATGAAACCACAAAAGATTGTTTGTACTTTATATTACAAAATGATTTTACAGGGTTGAGCGTTGCGGATATCGGAGCAGGTTCAGGAGTATTAAGTGTTGCTGCAGCACTCAAGGGAGCAAGTACCATCGATACATATGACATCCAACCGGTCGAACGGGAAATTCTTTATCAGTGTGAATTAAATGGTGTAAAGCCGGTGAATGTGATCCAAAGTGATTTAATCAAGAATAAAAATCGAATCCACAAAAAATATGATTGGATCTTCCTCAATATCGGAACACAGGAAAATATCGATATCCTTAATGCCCAAAGACTCTTAGATTGCAAGGACACTACATTTATTACGTCAGGAATGCTTGGATGGAATTCCCATCGGGTAGAGACTATATTTGAAGAGGCAGGATTCTTGTTGAAGGAAAAGAAACAGAGTAACGAATGGGTCACATGTCTTTTTAGAACAACTTAA
- a CDS encoding phytanoyl-CoA dioxygenase family protein — MMYNHRMLTDEQKRQFETEGYLIVKGLFTEENLAEIDKTFEDISNKVIPGYFEPDLQKETADPLKRYPRVMHPHRFNETAKRYMLHPPVMDVLADLYEEEPLAAQSMFYYKPPGARGQALHQDNFYLKVEPGNCIAAWTAIDSADEENGGLLVVPKTSEYDIVCPELSDSKESFTTHYVKPPKDQKAIPVVMERGDVLFFNGNLIHGSYRNKTKDRFRRSFICHYANSSATHIATHYRPLFRVDGTPVELESNPDGGPCGVEYDSPYVH; from the coding sequence ATGATGTATAACCATCGAATGTTAACGGATGAGCAAAAGCGACAGTTTGAAACAGAAGGTTATTTAATCGTTAAAGGATTGTTTACGGAGGAGAACCTGGCGGAGATTGACAAAACCTTTGAGGATATCAGCAATAAGGTGATTCCGGGGTATTTTGAGCCGGATTTGCAAAAGGAAACTGCCGACCCGCTAAAGCGTTATCCGAGAGTTATGCATCCACACCGTTTTAATGAAACAGCTAAACGGTATATGCTGCATCCACCGGTCATGGATGTGCTTGCTGATTTATATGAGGAAGAACCACTGGCGGCACAAAGCATGTTCTATTACAAGCCACCTGGTGCACGGGGCCAGGCGCTTCATCAGGATAACTTTTATTTAAAAGTCGAACCGGGCAATTGTATCGCTGCATGGACGGCAATTGATTCGGCTGATGAAGAAAACGGTGGGTTGCTGGTTGTGCCGAAGACAAGTGAGTACGATATCGTATGTCCTGAGTTGTCCGATTCCAAGGAATCGTTTACTACCCACTATGTAAAGCCGCCGAAGGATCAGAAGGCAATTCCAGTAGTAATGGAGAGGGGCGATGTGCTTTTTTTCAATGGGAATTTAATTCACGGCTCTTACCGCAATAAGACGAAAGATCGTTTCCGCCGCTCATTTATTTGCCACTACGCTAACAGCTCGGCCACACACATTGCCACACATTATCGTCCTCTGTTCCGTGTTGATGGAACGCCGGTGGAACTGGAGAGCAATCCGGATGGAGGTCCGTGCGGAGTTGAGTACGATTCACCGTATGTCCACTAA
- a CDS encoding helix-turn-helix domain-containing protein codes for MEQKSSSNYNGSTYSMVIAGHYHESDTYSIARPEGMSDWLITYTLGGEGYFEADGCEQRVIAGDLTLLKPGTPHRYGTPKGKNWDFVWAHFTGGFMDASLLPLDALTIKHIEQQGLRERIYHGFLRILSDSREQGAYWHELCLGALREVLMLLAKQQSSGFDPRIEETLYLLAQRMQETVRVEDLARSVGLSASRLSHLFKENTGESIVEALNRMRIKQAALLLAHTNRNAAEAAHDVGFQNYNHFTRQFRKYTGVTPSEFSRQSAQTKE; via the coding sequence ATGGAACAGAAGAGCAGCTCAAACTATAACGGATCTACCTACAGCATGGTGATTGCTGGACATTACCATGAGAGCGACACCTATTCTATTGCACGCCCGGAGGGAATGAGTGACTGGCTTATCACATACACACTAGGCGGTGAAGGTTATTTCGAGGCGGATGGCTGTGAGCAGCGGGTAATTGCCGGTGACCTAACCCTATTGAAGCCGGGAACACCTCATCGATACGGTACGCCTAAAGGAAAAAATTGGGATTTTGTTTGGGCCCATTTTACTGGCGGATTCATGGACGCGAGTCTACTGCCACTCGATGCTTTGACCATCAAGCATATTGAGCAGCAAGGTTTAAGAGAGCGCATCTACCACGGTTTTCTCCGAATTCTATCAGATTCCCGTGAACAAGGTGCTTATTGGCACGAGCTGTGCTTGGGCGCACTGCGGGAGGTCTTGATGCTGCTCGCAAAGCAGCAATCCAGCGGGTTTGACCCGCGGATTGAAGAAACGCTTTATTTGCTCGCCCAAAGGATGCAGGAGACTGTTCGAGTTGAGGATCTGGCCCGTAGTGTTGGGCTCTCGGCATCGAGATTATCGCATTTATTTAAAGAAAACACCGGCGAATCAATTGTAGAAGCACTTAACCGCATGAGAATTAAACAGGCTGCATTGCTTCTTGCACATACGAATCGGAATGCAGCGGAAGCGGCCCATGACGTAGGCTTTCAAAATTACAATCACTTTACCCGGCAGTTTCGCAAATATACAGGGGTGACACCAAGCGAGTTCAGCCGCCAAAGCGCCCAGACCAAAGAGTAG
- a CDS encoding cysteine hydrolase family protein: MAKEALLIVDMSNDFVADNGTLTVGKPAQEVVTYIKDFATKFLAEGNVVVISMDSHQPNDTHFELWPPHNIVGTEGQQLYGDLHEWYQVNKDHENVIYSPKTNYNAFFQTNLAETLRNLGVEKVHIVGVTTDICDFLTVAGADAEGFKTAIHKRGVATFTDLGETMVSHMKLCFHTEIIE, from the coding sequence ATGGCAAAAGAAGCCTTATTAATTGTTGATATGAGTAATGATTTTGTAGCTGATAATGGAACGTTAACTGTTGGTAAGCCAGCACAAGAAGTAGTGACTTATATTAAGGATTTTGCAACAAAATTTTTAGCTGAGGGAAATGTAGTTGTCATATCCATGGATTCACACCAACCAAATGACACACACTTTGAACTATGGCCTCCACATAATATCGTAGGTACAGAAGGGCAACAATTATACGGAGATCTACATGAGTGGTATCAAGTAAATAAAGATCATGAAAATGTAATTTATTCGCCTAAAACGAACTATAATGCATTCTTTCAAACTAATTTAGCTGAGACTTTAAGAAATTTAGGAGTAGAAAAGGTTCATATAGTAGGGGTAACGACTGATATTTGTGACTTTTTAACAGTTGCAGGAGCAGATGCAGAAGGATTCAAAACGGCCATTCATAAACGAGGTGTAGCAACATTTACGGACCTTGGAGAAACAATGGTGAGCCATATGAAACTTTGCTTCCATACTGAAATTATTGAATAA
- a CDS encoding sugar phosphate isomerase/epimerase family protein, with product MSTIHRMSTKREPRLEVLMSWWGMSGLGGHNGAGNEWSMEEKVRRIAEAGYNGINGMLPEGEEAEQWKQLLDQYNLSYSVNAYPKTAEELDVFLRKAKSFGRVDFVNVQVMRPFLVGNHAVQLLAEMAELSRSAGIPAYIETHRGTITQDLLRTVEFAERLPELELTIDFSHYVVAGEMRTVSDEAEELLQKLLSRTKSIHARVSNGEQVQIDIPMFESVGKGEIEFEDPMLKHFQRWWLEGMRCWRQAAKEDEVLPFICELGPPPYAITVRGTNGVQREVSDRWTQALLFARVARSLWERI from the coding sequence TTGAGTACGATTCACCGTATGTCCACTAAGCGTGAGCCACGGCTCGAGGTCTTAATGTCCTGGTGGGGGATGAGCGGGCTAGGAGGTCATAACGGCGCTGGCAATGAATGGAGCATGGAAGAGAAGGTGCGGCGCATTGCGGAAGCGGGCTACAACGGTATTAACGGAATGCTGCCGGAGGGCGAGGAGGCTGAACAATGGAAGCAGTTGCTGGATCAATACAACCTTTCATACAGCGTCAATGCATATCCGAAAACGGCGGAGGAGCTGGATGTTTTTCTTCGTAAGGCAAAATCGTTTGGAAGGGTCGATTTCGTCAACGTACAGGTGATGAGGCCGTTTCTGGTAGGAAATCATGCAGTTCAACTGCTTGCGGAAATGGCAGAGCTGTCGCGGTCTGCTGGCATCCCAGCGTATATCGAAACGCACCGCGGCACCATCACTCAGGATCTCCTGAGAACGGTGGAGTTTGCAGAGCGTTTGCCTGAGCTTGAACTAACGATTGATTTTTCACATTATGTCGTTGCCGGGGAAATGCGTACGGTGTCGGACGAGGCTGAAGAGCTGCTCCAAAAGCTGCTCTCTCGGACGAAGAGTATACACGCACGCGTATCGAACGGGGAGCAGGTGCAGATTGATATACCCATGTTTGAGAGTGTGGGTAAAGGTGAAATCGAGTTCGAAGACCCGATGTTGAAGCATTTTCAACGTTGGTGGCTTGAAGGTATGCGCTGCTGGCGTCAAGCGGCAAAGGAAGACGAGGTGCTGCCGTTTATCTGCGAACTGGGACCGCCGCCTTATGCGATTACAGTGCGTGGCACGAACGGAGTCCAGCGCGAGGTGAGCGACCGCTGGACACAGGCACTGCTGTTTGCAAGGGTTGCCCGGTCTTTATGGGAGAGGATTTAA